From a region of the Falsiruegeria litorea R37 genome:
- the mobB gene encoding molybdopterin-guanine dinucleotide biosynthesis protein B produces the protein MKIYGVTGWKNAGKTGLMERLVAEFTARGLRVSTIKHSHHSADVDHPGTDSHRHRLAGAQEVVLASSVRVAIMQELRDAAEPPLSELLERLTPVDLVLVEGYKREPHPKIEAYRASAKNDLIAPGDPAIKAVASDTLLDLDRPVFDLNDTAAIADFIAEEVGL, from the coding sequence ATGAAGATCTATGGCGTTACAGGATGGAAGAACGCCGGTAAGACCGGGCTGATGGAGCGGCTGGTGGCCGAGTTCACAGCACGGGGCCTGCGGGTGTCGACGATCAAGCACTCGCACCATTCCGCAGATGTGGACCATCCGGGCACCGACAGCCATCGCCACCGGTTGGCAGGCGCGCAAGAGGTGGTGCTGGCCTCATCCGTGCGGGTGGCGATCATGCAAGAATTGCGCGATGCAGCCGAGCCGCCGTTGTCCGAGCTTCTGGAACGGCTCACCCCGGTCGATCTGGTGCTGGTCGAAGGATACAAGCGCGAGCCCCATCCAAAGATCGAGGCCTATCGTGCGAGCGCAAAAAACGATCTGATCGCGCCCGGTGATCCGGCCATCAAGGCGGTGGCCAGCGACACGCTCCTGGATCTGGATCGACCTGTTTTCGATTTGAACGATACCGCCGCGATCGCTGATTTCATCGCAGAAGAGGTTGGGTTGTGA
- a CDS encoding molybdenum cofactor synthesis domain-containing protein — translation MKPFDTVLMVDWSAGKRRPAKPSKDAIWIGIARAGQPDEPVYCRSRIEAEAWLAEFLNAEREAGRRVFVGFDFPFGYPQGFARHITGSGDPFALWDWLEARIRDDEAGNNNRFEVAEEMNRLFDGPGPFWGKPNPDGWPDIPYKKQGVVYDQVAERRVADLEARAASSCFQLFFKPTVGSQVLMGLPVLTRLRRRGDVAVRPFESGADANVVLAEVWPGLIEPAVKQAMAAAPTDEIRDRVQVRLLSRAISLLGDEEFDTLMTQIPAAAHEEAWIFGIGHTDRLNELALLPMTDLSPPPLRNDCFALPAGVNWTPVDEALALLEKRLTPVTAVEEVALGDALGRVLEQDVVAVRSNPPQANSAVDGYGFAGAVAEGSHVLPLLQGRAAAGVPYAGAVPPGTAIRVLTGAALPDGVDTVILEEDVTLGDGQIAFRGPLKHGANARKAGEDVVAGDVALKAGRVLTPADLALTSAVGIAQLSVRKPLRVAVISTGDELVEPGQTAREGQIFDANRPMLLAMVQRFGAMPIDMGRIADDRDALRAALDDAAEKADVILTSGGASAGDEDHVSALLSEAGAMQEWRIAVKPGRPMALGLWQGTPVFGLPGNPVAAMVCTLVFARPAMGLLAGSGWEAPQGFILPAAFEKHKKPGRREYLRGRIRDSQVEAFKSEGSGRISGLSWAEGLIEIEDGERHIQPGDPVRFIPYASFGL, via the coding sequence GTGAAGCCGTTTGACACGGTTCTGATGGTCGATTGGTCTGCTGGCAAACGCCGCCCTGCAAAACCTTCGAAAGACGCGATCTGGATTGGGATTGCACGGGCCGGGCAACCCGATGAACCGGTCTATTGCCGCAGCCGGATTGAGGCTGAAGCATGGTTGGCTGAGTTCCTGAACGCCGAGCGCGAAGCCGGGCGTCGGGTGTTTGTGGGGTTCGATTTTCCTTTTGGCTATCCGCAGGGATTTGCGCGCCACATCACCGGTTCGGGCGATCCCTTTGCGCTCTGGGATTGGCTCGAGGCGCGGATCAGGGACGACGAGGCGGGCAATAACAATCGGTTCGAGGTTGCGGAAGAAATGAACCGCCTGTTCGACGGGCCGGGGCCGTTCTGGGGCAAGCCAAATCCCGACGGTTGGCCAGATATTCCCTACAAGAAGCAGGGTGTCGTCTATGATCAGGTCGCCGAACGCCGGGTGGCAGACCTGGAGGCCAGGGCGGCATCGAGCTGTTTTCAGCTGTTCTTCAAGCCCACCGTGGGTAGCCAGGTGTTGATGGGCCTACCGGTTCTGACACGGTTACGGCGGCGGGGGGACGTGGCGGTCCGGCCCTTTGAGTCCGGCGCTGATGCAAATGTGGTTCTGGCCGAGGTTTGGCCTGGACTGATCGAACCGGCGGTCAAACAGGCGATGGCGGCTGCCCCAACCGATGAAATACGCGACCGGGTACAGGTGCGGCTATTGAGCCGGGCGATCTCCTTGCTTGGGGACGAGGAGTTCGACACATTGATGACGCAGATCCCCGCTGCGGCCCACGAAGAGGCCTGGATTTTCGGGATCGGCCACACGGATCGTTTGAATGAACTGGCGCTGTTACCGATGACTGACCTGAGCCCTCCGCCCTTGCGGAATGACTGTTTTGCCCTGCCTGCCGGTGTAAATTGGACCCCTGTAGACGAGGCGCTGGCCTTGCTGGAAAAGCGTTTGACGCCGGTGACAGCGGTGGAAGAGGTCGCGCTTGGCGACGCTCTGGGGCGCGTCCTGGAGCAGGATGTCGTGGCGGTGCGGTCCAATCCACCGCAGGCAAATTCAGCCGTTGACGGGTATGGGTTTGCTGGCGCTGTGGCCGAAGGTTCACATGTTCTGCCTCTGCTGCAAGGGCGGGCAGCGGCCGGCGTTCCCTATGCCGGGGCGGTGCCGCCGGGCACGGCCATTCGGGTGTTGACCGGCGCAGCCCTGCCGGATGGTGTCGATACCGTGATCCTGGAAGAGGATGTGACCCTGGGTGATGGTCAGATCGCATTTCGCGGCCCGCTGAAACATGGTGCCAACGCGCGCAAGGCAGGAGAAGACGTGGTTGCAGGCGACGTCGCGCTTAAGGCGGGGCGGGTGCTAACGCCCGCTGATCTGGCGCTGACCTCTGCTGTGGGCATTGCACAGCTGTCGGTGCGCAAACCGCTGAGGGTTGCCGTGATCTCGACCGGGGATGAACTGGTCGAGCCGGGGCAGACGGCGCGAGAGGGGCAGATCTTTGATGCCAACAGGCCCATGCTGTTGGCGATGGTGCAGCGGTTCGGTGCCATGCCCATCGACATGGGGCGGATCGCAGATGATCGCGATGCCTTGAGGGCTGCTTTGGATGATGCAGCTGAGAAAGCGGATGTGATCCTGACAAGTGGTGGGGCTTCGGCTGGAGATGAGGATCACGTTTCAGCTCTGCTGTCCGAGGCAGGCGCGATGCAGGAGTGGCGGATCGCGGTCAAGCCGGGCCGCCCGATGGCTTTGGGGCTTTGGCAAGGCACGCCGGTCTTTGGCCTGCCAGGAAACCCGGTTGCGGCGATGGTCTGTACGCTGGTTTTTGCGCGTCCTGCGATGGGGCTTTTGGCCGGATCAGGTTGGGAAGCGCCGCAGGGTTTCATTTTGCCTGCGGCGTTCGAGAAGCACAAAAAGCCTGGCCGTCGCGAATATCTGCGTGGCCGCATCCGTGACAGCCAGGTCGAGGCCTTCAAATCCGAAGGTTCGGGGCGCATCAGTGGTCTGAGTTGGGCCGAAGGGCTGATCGAGATCGAGGATGGCGAGCGTCACATTCAGCCCGGTGATCCGGTGCGCTTCATCCCTTACGCCAGCTTCGGTCTGTGA
- a CDS encoding GNAT family N-acetyltransferase — MTDLFWQAFSGKLGFVLDGIFVAEGARGLGVGTALLEAGHEQAQTLGLSRVELDVIDANPKAQALYERMGYVVTKQEDLGPLRHLFGFNTAYRMAKVP, encoded by the coding sequence GTGACCGATCTCTTTTGGCAGGCATTTTCCGGCAAGTTGGGGTTTGTGCTGGACGGAATTTTCGTCGCAGAAGGCGCACGGGGATTGGGTGTCGGGACTGCACTACTTGAGGCGGGGCATGAACAAGCCCAGACATTGGGGTTGTCTAGGGTCGAGTTGGATGTGATCGACGCCAACCCAAAGGCGCAGGCGCTTTACGAACGGATGGGGTATGTGGTGACAAAGCAAGAGGATCTGGGGCCGCTGAGGCATCTTTTTGGCTTCAATACCGCGTATCGGATGGCGAAGGTGCCCTGA
- the greA gene encoding transcription elongation factor GreA, which produces MEKIPMTPSGFAALEAELKHLKSVERPAIIEAIASARELGDLKENAEYHSAREKQGFIEGRIKELEGVLSLAEVIDPAKLSGTIKFGAKVTLVDEDTDEEKTWMIVGEHEANIEKGLLNIKSPIARALIGKDEGDSVEVRTPGGVRSYEVLNIEFS; this is translated from the coding sequence ATGGAAAAGATCCCAATGACCCCGTCGGGGTTTGCAGCGCTCGAAGCCGAGTTGAAGCACCTGAAATCCGTTGAACGCCCCGCCATCATCGAGGCCATTGCCTCGGCGCGCGAATTGGGCGACCTGAAAGAAAACGCCGAGTACCATTCGGCCCGCGAAAAGCAGGGCTTTATCGAAGGCCGCATCAAAGAGCTGGAAGGTGTTCTGTCCCTGGCCGAGGTCATCGATCCGGCCAAACTGTCCGGCACCATCAAGTTTGGCGCCAAGGTCACGCTGGTGGACGAAGACACCGACGAGGAAAAGACCTGGATGATTGTTGGCGAGCATGAGGCCAACATCGAAAAGGGTCTGTTGAACATAAAATCGCCGATTGCCCGTGCACTTATCGGCAAGGACGAAGGCGACAGCGTTGAGGTTCGCACCCCAGGTGGTGTACGATCCTACGAGGTTTTGAATATCGAGTTTTCCTGA
- a CDS encoding VOC family protein: protein MTATLEHTNFTVADPHATAAWMHKVFGWHTRWEGEAISGGYTVHVGNAETYLALYRPPATQTPQKLDQETYDFIGGLNHVAVVVEDFEATEALVKEAGFTPGEHHDYEPGRRFYFHDDNNIEFEVVHYD from the coding sequence ATGACCGCCACCTTGGAACACACCAATTTCACTGTTGCAGACCCGCACGCCACCGCCGCCTGGATGCACAAGGTGTTTGGCTGGCACACCCGTTGGGAGGGCGAGGCAATCTCTGGCGGCTACACCGTCCATGTCGGCAATGCAGAGACTTATCTGGCGCTCTACCGTCCACCTGCGACACAGACGCCGCAAAAGCTGGATCAGGAGACCTATGATTTTATCGGAGGCCTCAACCACGTTGCCGTGGTCGTCGAAGACTTTGAAGCCACCGAAGCGCTGGTGAAAGAGGCGGGTTTCACCCCCGGTGAACACCATGATTACGAGCCCGGGCGCCGGTTCTACTTCCACGACGACAACAACATAGAATTCGAGGTGGTGCACTATGATTGA
- the soxR gene encoding redox-sensitive transcriptional activator SoxR, with amino-acid sequence MPFSDGLPIGALAERTGLAVSAIRYYEDQGLISPWRNPGGQRRYQRADIRRLSFVMIAQQFGLSLPEIREVLSGLPGNRTPTKADWTRISKGLRKLLDERISTLLRLRDNLDGCIGCGCLSLPNCKLYNPEDRAKKGGSGPRYLMGDTPDT; translated from the coding sequence ATGCCCTTTTCTGACGGACTGCCCATCGGGGCGTTGGCGGAGCGAACTGGATTGGCCGTTTCGGCAATCCGGTATTACGAAGATCAGGGCCTGATCTCGCCCTGGCGCAACCCGGGTGGGCAACGACGCTATCAGCGGGCCGATATCCGGCGGCTGAGTTTTGTGATGATCGCGCAGCAGTTTGGCCTGTCCCTGCCCGAAATCCGCGAGGTGTTGAGCGGGTTGCCCGGCAACCGGACCCCGACCAAGGCGGACTGGACCCGGATCAGCAAAGGGCTGCGCAAACTGCTGGACGAGCGAATCAGCACTTTGCTGCGGTTGCGCGACAATCTGGACGGCTGCATCGGCTGCGGTTGCCTCAGTTTGCCCAACTGCAAGCTCTACAACCCCGAAGATCGGGCAAAAAAGGGCGGAAGCGGCCCAAGGTACCTTATGGGCGACACGCCGGACACATGA
- a CDS encoding electron transfer flavoprotein-ubiquinone oxidoreductase gives MAEIEREAMEYDVVIVGAGPAGLSAAIRLKQLDEDLNVVVLEKGSEVGAHILSGAVLDPCGLDALIPDWKEKGAPVSVPVKEDNFYMLGEAGQIRIPNFPMPPLMNNHGNYIVSMGNVCRWMAEQAEELGVEIFPGMACSELVYGDNGEVKGVVAGVFGLEQDGTYGPDTEPGMELHGKYVFLSEGVRGSLAKEVIAKYDLQAGKEPQKFGVGMKEIWEVDPAKHKEGTVTHTMGWPLGSNAGGGSFIYHLDNNQVYVGFVVHLNYKNPHLFPYMEFQRFKHHPVVADLLKGGKRVAYGARAITEGGYQSMPKMVAPGVALLGCSVGMVNVPRIKGNHNAMLSGKAAAEAAYDAIKADRSGDELSDYEVEVRTGPIGQDLKKVRNVKPIWSKWGLTASLMLGGLDMWTNTFGFSLFGTVSHGKNDADSTGKAADYQPIDYPKPDGKLSFDRLTNVSFAATNHEESQPCHLRLADPNLPINVNLPQFDEPAQRYCPAGVYEVVEKDGKPEFVVNFQNCVHCKTCDIKDPSQNITWVTPQGGDGPNYPNM, from the coding sequence ATGGCCGAGATTGAACGCGAAGCGATGGAATACGACGTAGTGATCGTCGGCGCAGGCCCTGCGGGTCTGTCGGCGGCCATTCGTCTGAAACAGCTGGACGAAGACCTGAACGTCGTCGTTCTGGAAAAGGGCTCGGAAGTTGGCGCGCACATCCTGTCCGGCGCGGTTCTGGACCCCTGCGGCCTGGACGCGCTGATCCCGGACTGGAAGGAAAAGGGCGCACCTGTCTCCGTTCCGGTCAAAGAAGACAACTTTTACATGTTGGGCGAGGCGGGTCAGATCCGCATCCCCAACTTCCCCATGCCGCCGCTGATGAACAACCACGGCAACTACATCGTGTCGATGGGCAACGTCTGCCGCTGGATGGCCGAGCAAGCCGAAGAGCTGGGTGTCGAAATCTTCCCCGGCATGGCCTGTTCCGAACTGGTCTATGGCGACAACGGCGAAGTCAAAGGCGTCGTTGCTGGTGTCTTTGGTCTGGAGCAGGACGGCACCTATGGTCCCGACACCGAGCCAGGGATGGAGCTGCACGGCAAATACGTCTTCCTGTCCGAAGGTGTCCGTGGCTCGCTGGCCAAGGAAGTCATCGCCAAATACGACCTGCAGGCCGGCAAAGAGCCGCAGAAATTCGGTGTTGGCATGAAAGAGATATGGGAAGTCGACCCGGCCAAGCACAAAGAAGGCACAGTCACCCACACCATGGGCTGGCCTTTGGGTTCGAACGCGGGGGGCGGCTCGTTCATCTACCACCTGGACAACAACCAGGTTTACGTGGGCTTTGTGGTGCACCTGAACTACAAGAACCCGCACCTGTTCCCCTACATGGAATTCCAGCGCTTCAAGCACCACCCCGTTGTTGCCGACCTGCTCAAAGGCGGCAAGCGCGTGGCCTATGGCGCGCGTGCGATCACCGAGGGCGGCTATCAGTCGATGCCCAAGATGGTTGCGCCTGGTGTGGCACTGCTGGGCTGCTCGGTCGGCATGGTCAACGTGCCGCGCATCAAGGGCAACCACAACGCAATGCTGTCGGGCAAGGCCGCGGCCGAAGCCGCCTATGACGCGATCAAGGCGGACCGTTCGGGTGATGAGCTGTCCGACTACGAAGTCGAAGTGCGCACCGGCCCCATCGGCCAGGACCTGAAAAAGGTTCGCAACGTCAAGCCGATCTGGTCCAAGTGGGGCCTGACCGCGTCGCTGATGCTGGGTGGTCTGGACATGTGGACCAACACCTTTGGCTTCTCGCTGTTTGGTACTGTCAGCCACGGCAAAAACGACGCAGATTCGACCGGCAAGGCAGCGGACTACCAGCCGATCGACTACCCCAAACCCGATGGAAAGCTGTCGTTTGACCGCTTGACCAACGTGTCCTTTGCGGCGACCAACCACGAAGAAAGCCAGCCTTGCCACCTGCGCCTCGCCGATCCCAACCTGCCGATCAATGTGAACCTGCCCCAGTTCGATGAACCGGCGCAGCGCTATTGCCCGGCGGGTGTCTACGAAGTGGTCGAAAAAGACGGCAAGCCCGAGTTTGTGGTGAACTTCCAGAACTGTGTTCACTGCAAGACCTGTGACATCAAAGATCCCAGCCAGAACATCACCTGGGTCACGCCGCAGGGCGGCGACGGCCCGAACTATCCCAACATGTGA
- a CDS encoding VOC family protein — protein sequence MAAGILGVYETHLPVRDLERSVAFYRDKIGLELARVLPERRVAFFWVGSKEQGMLGLWQSGAGPLNMTLHFAFRCTEAAVLAGCDRLQAQDIQPLGFDGEPVQEPVVIGWMPALSLYFKDPDGHSIEMLAVLPDAPDPEFGVQRHSRWVLR from the coding sequence ATGGCAGCGGGCATACTTGGCGTTTACGAAACCCATCTTCCGGTACGGGACCTGGAGCGGTCTGTTGCTTTTTACCGAGATAAGATCGGACTAGAGCTGGCCCGTGTTCTGCCCGAGCGTCGGGTCGCATTCTTTTGGGTCGGCAGCAAGGAACAGGGCATGCTGGGCCTGTGGCAGAGTGGGGCGGGTCCGCTGAACATGACGCTGCATTTCGCATTTCGCTGCACAGAGGCCGCAGTTCTGGCGGGATGTGATCGGTTGCAGGCACAAGATATCCAACCCTTGGGTTTCGATGGCGAACCAGTGCAAGAGCCGGTGGTGATCGGCTGGATGCCTGCGTTGTCGCTGTATTTCAAAGACCCGGACGGGCATTCGATCGAGATGTTGGCCGTTTTGCCGGACGCGCCCGACCCAGAGTTTGGTGTGCAACGCCATTCACGTTGGGTGCTCAGATAG
- a CDS encoding tetratricopeptide repeat protein, producing MVFSFVRTAAAVALAVSLTIPTIAQAETGAGSYLAGRQAIYDSDFAASARYYTQALMRDPKNPVLMENVILSQLALGQVDRALPVAQTLEALGLGSQMASMAIVANLITEEAYDELISRTEGEQTVSLLVDGLLIGWAHMGAGSVGKALAQFDTLGDEAGLRGFALYHKAMALASVGDFEGADAIFAGDGGEQARLTRRAILAHVEILSQLGRNDEALELMADVFAGRFDPGLTEVADRLAAGETLPFIQVRSVRDGMAEVFFTIGAALSGEASDDYALIYSRMAGYLRPDHNDALLLSAGLLENLGQYDLSVDTYKSIPEDNPDHFAAELGRAEALRRSAKPDAAIEVLEQLTREYPELPSVHSALGDLLRQQEDYSAAVKAYDKALDYTEEEATNRWFILYARGISHERLKQWPQAEADFRTALELEPDQPQVLNYLGYSLVEKQEKLDEALSMIERAVAARPDSGYIVDSLGWVLFRLGRYEEAVGHMERAVELMPIDPVVNDHLGDVYWAVGRTREAEFQWSRALSFIDPEDTDSEADPERIRRKMEVGLDEVLAEEGAAPLQVANDG from the coding sequence TTGGTGTTTTCCTTCGTTCGTACTGCGGCAGCCGTCGCATTGGCCGTATCGCTGACCATCCCGACCATTGCGCAGGCAGAAACCGGGGCCGGATCATATCTGGCCGGACGGCAGGCCATCTATGACAGCGATTTTGCGGCCTCGGCGCGGTACTATACCCAAGCTCTGATGAGGGATCCCAAAAACCCCGTCCTGATGGAAAACGTGATTCTGTCGCAACTGGCCTTGGGGCAGGTGGATCGTGCTTTGCCCGTGGCCCAAACACTCGAGGCGTTGGGGCTGGGCAGTCAGATGGCCTCTATGGCCATTGTCGCCAACCTGATCACCGAAGAAGCCTATGATGAGCTGATCAGTCGAACCGAAGGCGAGCAAACCGTTAGCCTTTTGGTGGACGGGTTGTTGATTGGCTGGGCCCACATGGGTGCAGGATCGGTCGGCAAAGCGCTGGCGCAGTTCGATACCTTGGGGGATGAGGCCGGTTTGCGGGGGTTCGCACTTTATCACAAGGCGATGGCGCTGGCATCGGTCGGCGATTTCGAAGGTGCGGATGCGATCTTTGCGGGCGACGGTGGTGAGCAAGCGAGGCTCACCCGCCGAGCGATTTTGGCCCATGTCGAGATCTTGTCGCAGCTGGGGCGTAACGACGAGGCGCTTGAATTGATGGCCGATGTCTTTGCGGGTCGTTTCGACCCAGGCCTGACCGAGGTCGCTGACCGGTTGGCGGCTGGAGAAACCCTGCCGTTTATTCAGGTTCGCAGTGTGCGGGATGGCATGGCAGAAGTTTTCTTTACCATAGGCGCAGCGCTCAGCGGCGAGGCATCGGATGATTATGCCCTAATTTATTCTCGGATGGCCGGGTATCTTCGCCCCGACCACAATGATGCTTTGCTTCTTAGCGCGGGTTTGTTGGAAAACCTGGGCCAATATGATCTGTCGGTCGATACCTACAAGAGCATCCCCGAGGATAACCCCGATCACTTTGCAGCCGAGCTGGGGCGGGCGGAGGCGTTGCGCCGTTCAGCCAAGCCCGACGCAGCCATCGAAGTTCTGGAACAGCTGACTCGAGAATACCCGGAACTTCCTTCAGTTCATTCCGCTCTTGGCGACCTGTTGCGCCAGCAAGAGGATTATTCCGCAGCGGTAAAGGCCTATGATAAGGCACTGGATTACACCGAAGAGGAGGCAACCAACCGCTGGTTTATCCTCTATGCCCGTGGGATCAGCCATGAGCGCCTGAAGCAGTGGCCCCAGGCCGAGGCTGATTTCCGTACTGCGCTGGAGCTGGAACCAGATCAGCCGCAGGTTCTCAACTACCTGGGTTATTCTCTGGTCGAGAAGCAGGAAAAGCTGGATGAGGCGCTGTCGATGATTGAACGCGCGGTCGCTGCGCGCCCTGACAGTGGCTATATCGTCGACAGCCTGGGTTGGGTTTTGTTCCGTTTGGGCCGTTATGAAGAGGCAGTGGGCCACATGGAGCGCGCGGTCGAGCTAATGCCGATCGATCCGGTGGTCAACGATCATCTGGGTGATGTCTATTGGGCGGTGGGCCGCACCCGCGAGGCCGAGTTCCAGTGGAGCCGAGCACTGTCCTTCATCGACCCCGAGGACACCGACAGCGAGGCCGATCCTGAACGCATCCGTCGCAAGATGGAGGTGGGCTTGGACGAGGTTCTGGCCGAAGAGGGCGCTGCACCGCTGCAGGTGGCCAATGACGGCTGA
- a CDS encoding 4-(cytidine 5'-diphospho)-2-C-methyl-D-erythritol kinase: protein MTAEALAPAKVNLSLHVTGRRDDGYHLLDSIVVFADFGDRLRLTPGGALSLAVDGPFSDGVPTDDRNLVWRALEGAGWTGQVDLHKALPHGAGIGGGSSDAAMALRLLADQGGNIPDGLPLSLGADVPVCMHARAARMQSIGERITPMNLPTLPALLVNPGVAVPTGGVFSGLESRDNAPMPDRVPEFAGVEDCADWLLDQRNDLEPPAMHVAPEVERVLSDLRNTRNVLLARMSGSGSTCVALYPTIKAAHFAAYVIGAEHPDWWCVATQLS, encoded by the coding sequence ATGACGGCTGAGGCGCTGGCGCCGGCCAAGGTCAATCTATCGCTTCACGTGACCGGCCGTCGCGATGATGGCTATCACCTGCTGGATTCCATCGTTGTCTTCGCCGATTTCGGTGATCGCCTGCGACTGACCCCGGGCGGGGCGTTGTCTTTGGCTGTGGATGGCCCGTTCTCGGACGGGGTTCCAACGGATGACCGCAATCTGGTCTGGCGCGCGCTTGAAGGCGCTGGATGGACTGGCCAGGTGGATTTGCACAAGGCCTTGCCGCATGGCGCGGGCATCGGCGGTGGTTCCTCGGACGCCGCCATGGCATTGCGCCTGCTGGCGGATCAGGGGGGAAACATCCCCGATGGGTTACCGCTCTCATTGGGTGCAGATGTTCCTGTTTGCATGCATGCACGTGCCGCGCGAATGCAGAGCATCGGCGAGCGGATCACACCAATGAACTTGCCCACGCTTCCAGCGCTGCTGGTCAATCCGGGCGTCGCCGTTCCCACGGGTGGAGTGTTCTCGGGCCTTGAGAGCCGCGACAATGCGCCAATGCCGGATCGCGTGCCCGAATTTGCGGGGGTCGAGGACTGCGCTGATTGGCTGTTGGACCAGCGCAACGACCTGGAGCCACCTGCCATGCATGTCGCGCCCGAGGTCGAGCGCGTCCTGTCCGACCTGCGCAACACGCGCAATGTTCTGTTGGCGCGGATGTCAGGCTCGGGGTCAACCTGCGTTGCGCTTTATCCAACGATAAAGGCCGCGCATTTCGCGGCCTATGTGATCGGCGCCGAGCACCCTGATTGGTGGTGCGTCGCAACGCAACTCAGTTGA